AAACTTCTTTCATTAAcacatttgatatcaaacatcTTTTGTCTCTTTGCTTCTGGAAGTATACTAGTTGGTTGACGTGATGTCTCTGCTGgattttttttctgttttttaAACCTGGACAGATACCTCTTCAAGCTTCTCCTCAATCTTAGTAAATCTTTCATCCACGTATGATTGCAATTTTGTAAACTTCTCATCTATATAATCTCGAAGTTGGACAAAATAATTTGGAACACTGGGAACCTCTCCAACAAAAGCACTCGGATCAATATGTGTGGAGGTGTGTGGTCGATCTTCTTCTTGACGAAGTGGAGGTGATTGTTTGTCATGTGCATCTGCTATCTGGCTTTGCATATCTTCAAAAGATTTTTGCTCTTCTAAGGGTTGATCAACGTTTTCGGGACTGCTATCTGCATAGCAGTATACATTTTGTCTCTCCGACAACAATGGCAGAACATGCGATAAATTAGGATCTGAATCAGAAAATTGACCATTTGCGATGTATGAGGCTTGTAGTTCCAACTCTGTAGGTGTCAACACGCCAATAACCATCTGTATattacaaattataaaattcCAACACTCAATTACAATTAAATATCtttgaaatattaaataaattattggcAAAATACTCACCCTATTTAAACACTCATGTGATGCTTGAACAACTTCATTGTACTTTGGAGATGATTtcacatgccaatcatttgaaaTCCATCCACACATACACGGAAGTATCATGTTATATCTATCTCTTCGCTTAGCAAACTTCTTTGCAATGCCAGGAATACATTCATATGCAAGAATctgcattaaaaaaattatagccaacttaatattaaataaattaactaagtaaatacaaaacaaataaatatctTACTTGCAATGGATGAACAAATCCGTTCAAAGTAAACGCTCCGTATTCGACAATCTTttcgttctttttctttttcttcaatttgATTGAAGTTAAATATCGCTTTATACTTTTTAGAACTTCGTTATAAGCTATCGTACCCCAAGGATGTTTGTTAAACAAATCCAAATCCTCCACTAAACTCAAAAGCATGTTGTCAACTTGAGGAACCGTCTTTTGTCGAACTGGCCAAAGAACAGCAGCATCGAAGTACAAACATGCTAACTCCAATTTTTCCAAATTTATAGTGCATTTAGGTGTTTTTATCATTTCCATTAGCTTTATCGCCACCTCCTCAATATATACATTTTCATTTCCACAAAAATGTCTATCCCGAAATTGCATCGTCTCTCCAACTTCAGGAAAATCTACTGAACAATCAAGCCCAGTTATAAGTGCATactccattttcgaaaatctcaaCAGTCGTTGATTCACAACCATCCACAACTCATCACTAGTAGTCTTACATGACGTCTAGCCATCAAGAACCATATAATCTGACTGGATAAATTGTAATCTCTTACATACTTAATTAAATTACCAAATTGATTTCCATCAATCATATTCTGCATCTCTGCATCATTGAGGCATTCCTTGATAGTCTTTGATACACTTTTGAAATGAGAGTTTAAACTTAACTTGCATTCAAAGTGATTATTTCTCAATAACTGAGGTTTCAATTTTACCTACACTCGAAAGAACATAAAtgttataaaacatataaatatttttcaaacataaacaacaaatacaatgtTGAACACAATTTCTCAGCAAAAAACACaaatagtttatttatttatcagttACAGATATGTAAGAAAGTTTAGGCAAAAACTCAATTCCACAAATCTAACTAAAagtaaaaactctataaaaatcatataaaacgaTAAACTTACCCAAACTTCTTATTCTGCCATTTTAATTACAAATGTTAAATGTATGGTTGTTTAAATGGTCCTTGATCAGTGAATTAGACCATTGATTGATGGAAAATTTCAATGGAGCTAAGAGAAGAACGATCGGTCACCTAAAGAGAAGAAGGAATAATATTGTTAGTTTAACGTcactcataaaatatttatatcaaagagaATATTCAAAACTAAGAATTGAACTCATGCAAAAAcaattttataaatgatttaccaaaaagaaataaattaacctcaaacacaaataatttattaataataaatcgTTTAGTTGAACTTGCGGGCTGTGTATCAATTTTAAACCATTGATTGATTCAATGGAAAATTTTTCTAAGCTGGACTTGCGGGCTGGGTATCACCAAATCCGGATGGATTCCAGGGACATTCACAAGACAGCTTTTCGGACTCATGGGGATCATTATGAATTCACTGTTGTTGCCATTCGGTTTATCAAATGCACCCTCTACATTCTAAAGTCAAAACTGGTACCATTACAATCTGCATAATCCCTTAGGAGATAATAGGGTAAAGAAAGGAAGGAAAAGGGAACTCTGGTGCTTACCTCGAAGCATGGAACAATCGCAAGAAATTCTGTGAGCAATCGAACATGAATAACGATGAAAACAATCAAATGAAAACTGAAGAGTAAACCTGAAGCGAGAAGACGACGATGAGGATCCAAATAGGTGATAGGAGGTAGGAATCccataaatataaacaaaatcaaACACATACAATAAGATTATGAAAAGGAATCGACGGCGGCTCACCTTCCGTTTAAGATTGTAACGGTGCCACTCAGATTTGTAGTGAAGCTTCTGCTCAGAATCGTCGAGGAATTCCTTGTTGCAAGCGTTGCAAGTCAGTCCCGATGTTTGATGGCAACCAAATGCAGAAGAGGACAATGGGATTTCAAAAAAAAACGTTAgggttaaaagaaaaaaaataaggatttgaaatatttaaaatgaaggtataatagacattttaaaagtGAGTGTTAGttttttaaatttgatgttGCAGAGGGTTATTTGCCTAAATTTCCCGAAAAGTTGTAGGCCTTGATGAAAAACCTAGTCATTCAAATATTTCCCCAATTAAACCACGCATTTCTGATGTTAATTAATGTTATTGCTGTAGTCACTAGCAAAAGAAGCCAGGGCTGAAAAGCTTTAGAAGGTTTGGTTGGATAAAGAAGAAATCTCTCAACCACCAGAAGCAGATAAGGAGGGTACAAGTATAACTGAAGAAGAAAGGTTTATGCTGAGGAGAATCGGGCTTAGGATGGGACCTTTCCTACTAATGGGTATGTATTTTATGGAGACTAGATTGTGGATGAAACCCCGATTCAATCTAGGATGAAGTGGAATTTTTCTCTTTCCATTCACATGCCGCCGAGCAGTTTTTGATGGAACAGTTGAGAACATGTATCTTCATTGGAAATATCGGGAATTGGTAAAGATACTTATTGGCAGAAGGAGCATGGAAGAAGTGCATCAAGACTTTAGAGGCTGAAAGTGGTGGCATATTGGTAGCAGTTGAGCAAGTCACTATTGGTTTCGTATTTATGAATCTGTTTATCTAGTTTTTCATTACATATCCTCTAGTTTATCAGTTGCTAATAAAACCATATGGAACAATTGTGCCTTTTCTTTATTACCTGGATGAAAATTTGTATTTTGGGAAATTGAAATGCATTCTTGTCTCATGTACTTGGATTGAATGTTTTGTTCCTTTTGTTTTCTGTATTCAGTTTCCCTCTTTCATATCTTTTCCTTACTTTTTCTGTCATTTCAAGCAACTGATTAGTGGCCAAATGATCTTGCATATGTTTTCATCGATGCAGCCCTTGAAACTTCATATTTTGGAGCTCACCAAGAACATTGACGAATTGAAGCTTAAAATGGTAGGTAGGTTTTGTTCCAATGTTTATCATTTCCAGGTATTAAGTTTATCAATCCGATGTTTCAGTGATATTGAACTCTTTCTGTCAGGCTAAAGATAAAGATACCAACGATCTGTTGTTGGCCAAAGATTTAAAACTTGGCTTTGTCAGTCACATTTGATAGCAGATCCTCCTATCTTTGGTTTACTGTGAGTTGGAAATTTCATCATCTAAACTACGCTGAGCTTCTGTTGTCATTATCCAGGTCAAGGAGCTGGAGATTGTTGAGATTTATGTGAAcgaaaacaaagaaaaatcatttgataaAGATCTTAACAGTGAAGATCAGtctcattttgaatattatgCCGAGGAGGTAATAATTTTCGGGCTAATGATTTGTCTCATATAATTATTATCCCaacacaattttaaaatttgaccTGAAAAAGTCATTTTGCAATCATCATATTAGTTCTTCTATACTTGGTTTTACTTTGTGAAACTTTATCTTAGATCCTCATATGGAACATGAATCGGCGTTACCTACCATACGTTTCTCCTTTGATTTTGTGGGTGCAACCGTGCAACTTCAAATTAATTTGACGTGCTATGAAAAGGCCATAAGTCTTGTATTTCTGCTTCAGACTCGgcaaagctttacgatttcATGGAGTTAAAGATTATGAATCTAAAATGCCTTGTATGatcattatatatatgcttATAAGACTGTAAATATCTGTTTTATTGCTGAGGGACAAATTGATTTTTCACTTCGTTGGGAGGTAAATTCAAAAGTTTGGGTGCTGTATTTTATGTGCATGCATTTTCACTTTTGATGGGAAAACTCTACTCAACAATAATTGATGCATTGCTTGGTATTTTTAGTCACAGGATCAGGTCAATACTTCAGCCACCACTTCAGTTCAGCCTCACTTTTTTGACTCTAAAATAAAATTGACCACTCAAAGACTAATTTAGAATACTAAGCTGGGAAAGCTACACAAAATGAGTCAGCATTTCACAGGGCTACACAGCTTTCTAATAGACAGAGGCTTATTCTAAGAAAGCAGTCCTTCAGAATGAAAAACCAACCTGTGCTGGCCATAGATAGTCTAAAGTTTTACGCAATTTGAAACGTTTTATGTTACGCTGTTTAATGCCTATGATGTGGCATAACATCACATGGCCTTCTGTATGCCAGACCTAGCAGGTTTGAGTTCAGTGCATATAATCTGCATTTAAGTTTTATGTTACCTTTAATTCGAGCTAATTTATGATTTATCTTTTACAAGGGAAACGCAATACCGTGTCTGGAATCGCTACAACAATCAACCAACATTTCAAGAAGCATTCTCTTGCCATAGT
This sequence is a window from Primulina tabacum isolate GXHZ01 chromosome 17, ASM2559414v2, whole genome shotgun sequence. Protein-coding genes within it:
- the LOC142530996 gene encoding uncharacterized protein LOC142530996, yielding MILHMFSSMQPLKLHILELTKNIDELKLKMAKDKDTNDLLLAKDLKLGFVKELEIVEIYVNENKEKSFDKDLNSEDQSHFEYYAEESQDQVNTSATTSVQPHFFDSKIKLTTQRLI
- the LOC142530994 gene encoding uncharacterized protein LOC142530994 isoform X1, translating into MVVNQRLLRFSKMEYALITGLDCSVDFPEVGETMQFRDRHFCGNENVYIEEVAIKLMEMIKTPKCTINLEKLELACLYFDAAVLWPVRQKTVPQVDNMLLSLVEDLDLFNKHPWGTIAYNEVLKSIKRYLTSIKLKKKKKNEKIVEYGAFTLNGFVHPLQILAYECIPGIAKKFAKRRDRYNMILPCMCGWISNDWHVKSSPKYNEVVQASHECLNRMVIGVLTPTELELQASYIANGQFSDSDPNLSHVLPLLSERQNVYCYADSSPENVDQPLEEQKSFEDMQSQIADAHDKQSPPLRQEEDRPHTSTHIDPSAFVGEVPSVPNYFVQLRDYIDEKFTKLQSYVDERFTKIEEKLEEVSVQV
- the LOC142530994 gene encoding uncharacterized protein LOC142530994 isoform X2, encoding MVVNQRLLRFSKMEYALITGLDCSVDFPEVGETMQFRDRHFCGNENVYIEEVAIKLMEMIKTPKCTINLEKLELACLYFDAAVLWPVRQKTVPQVDNMLLSLVEDLDLFNKHPWGTIAYNEVLKSIKRYLTSIKLKKKKKNEKIVEYGAFTLNGFVHPLQILAYECIPGIAKKFAKRRDRYNMILPCMCGWISNDWHVKSSPKYNEVVQASHECLNRMVIGVLTPTELELQASYIANDSSPENVDQPLEEQKSFEDMQSQIADAHDKQSPPLRQEEDRPHTSTHIDPSAFVGEVPSVPNYFVQLRDYIDEKFTKLQSYVDERFTKIEEKLEEVSVQV